The Hypomesus transpacificus isolate Combined female chromosome 12, fHypTra1, whole genome shotgun sequence genome segment TTCTATGGAAAAAAGAGTGTTGTAATGATTGCCAGAACtaaggaggacaggaagctaTGCTTTTCCTCTTTTTACTTGTCAGGGCCAGAGCTAAACATAGTTGCTGAAGCAAAATACCTTGGCCACATCCTCAGGGATGATTTTTGTGACGATGATGACATACAGCGCCAGTGCTGTAAATGATATGGACAAGGAAACATGCTGGCACGCAAATTTCATATGTGTACTGAAGAAACTAAAACATCTCTTTTTAGAGCATACTGTACTCAACTGTATACAGCTCACTTATGGTTCAGCTACAGTAAAGCAAACATAAAAAAGATTAAAGTGGCATACAATGATGCACTTAGAATCCTGTTGGAGTATCCAAGATGGACCAGTGCTAGCCGTTTGTTTGTGACGAGTAATGTTCCCACCTTCCATGCTGTGATGAGGAATTTTATGGACACATTCATGTGCCGATTAACAGTCAAAGAATTCAATTTTTACCGCCTTAACCAACCCTGTACTTAGTGACACCAGATATACCTCCCAACTCTGGAAACACTGGAACACGCATCTGTTCCTGTTTTAATTATTGTGCATAGCtatttgtatgtttgtatgtatgtatatgttttGAACGTTCCCTTTATATAATATGTGGTAGTcagtatgtctgtatgtatttatgtttgtgtttaCCCCTCTTGTAATATGTTACGTGTACTTTTCTATCTGGACCTTGAATCTGCAAATAAAGTTATAtatcatcctctctttctccgccatccccctgttctctcctgtcctccctcgctcctcgtCTCTCTCCAGTGTATGTTCCTCCCTACAGGAGCTTGTTCAGACAGGGCACGGAGAACTCCCGGGCCACACTGGTGGACACCAGGACAGGACACATCCTCCAGGAAgtcggagagatggagaggaacatGAAGCTTgtcggagagatggagaggaacacTCAGCCAGGTGTGAACCATGTTTGCATTGGAGAGTCATCTGTTTGTAGTGTGTTTGACCATGTATATTTACCCATATTTATGTTAGCCCATAGCAAATGACCTTGTCTGACCCTGTCTACTACAGATGTGCAGACGGAATGGTCTGAGGTGGTGGCTGAGGTTCCCAGTGTCCCCGTGGAGCAGCGCAGACAGGGCACAGAACCTTCCAGACGCTTCCTGATGGACCTGAACAGTGGCCTGCTGAAGGAGCACATcagtgagatggagaggagggtggggaaggGTAGGTATACTGTCTATTCAGCAGGGGTCTTCAACCTTGTTCCTGTTGGGCTGCCTGCAGGTTTTTGCTTCAACGCTAATCTAGCACATCTGATTCTGAGAGCCCTGGTCTATTGTGTCATGATCTTACCCCCTATTGCTTGGTTTCTTACGTTCCCTCcatccttttttctttctccctgtctctctctccctctctctttctctctctctgtctctctctttctctctctctttctctctctctgtctctctctctctgtctctctctctctctctgtctctctccccagtgtATGTTCCTCCCTACAGGGACTTGTTCAGACAGGGCACGGAGAACTCCCGGGCCACACTGGTGGACACAAGGACAGGACACATCCTCCAGGAAgtcggagagatggagaggaactTCATAATGGAGCcgcagggtgagtgtgtgtgggtaaaaactcaaaccaaaacaacatcCAAAAATGGAGAAAGCCAACTGTATGAATTTCTAttgacaaacaaaacattttctgTTTCAGATGTCTCCAGAGTTCAAGATCAGTTAGACACAGAGTGTGTTGGAGAGGTCATTAATGGCCGCTGCTACCACTTCAATCCAACTCCAATGACCTTCAGCCAAGCAGAGGTGAATGCCTACCACACAGTCATCAGCACATGAAGGGTCTCCATGAAAGTATTTTGAAGTATAGCTACAAAGCTGCAAattatatatgatatatatgtATAAGACACATAGGCTTTAAAGCCTTTTTcactgaaacacaacaacaaatcatGCTgacttgttggtgtgtgttccaggcctCATGCAGAGTTGTCAGCCGTCTTGGGAACCTGGCCTCCATTACCAACAGTGACCTGCACTCTCGCTTGGTGTCCATGGTGACCAAGACCAGCAACAGCCCTGTTTTGACTTGGCTGGGCGGAGTTGGCAAGGTCAGCATTTCCCCTTTGACCTTCACTTGTAACCTGCCATATCATGTTGCAATATAAAAACAGTTCTGACACAGTTCACACGGTATAGCCATTGTAGATGCCTCAGAGGGttagagcttgtgtgtgtgtgtgacatcatcaggaCCAGAAGTATGAATGGACTGATGGGTCCGCCTGGGATTACACTGACTGGATGCCTGGCCACCTAAACACACTGAGAGACAAGACGGCTTGCGTGGAGATGTTCAGAGTTGGTGAGACGCTCTCCACAGTTTGATATGATTGATATGACAATATGATGTGATTTGTGAATGACCTTTACCGTGAGATATTTTTCTACTCAACCTTTTCTGTTTCAGTAacatttcctttttctttttttgcctcccccttactctccctctctctctctctctctctctctctctctctctctctctctctcacacacactcacacactcactcacacacacacacacacacacagatgagagtTGGTGGACATCTGTGGACTGTCAGTTGAAGAGAGCGTCCATTTGCTCTTATCCCGTGGCAGCATAAATACCTACACAAGAAATCCTGCAAAAATACCAGACAACATGAAGCATTCCAAATCAGTTTTATAACCTCTGAAATGTGGAACAGGGAACATTGTgttattgagttatattgaTTCTATTTCCAAATGTTTTGTCCCTTATTTTTACTTCTTTGGATGAGTAACAACTGTTTCAATCCTGTCTAGTAAATCTTCATGTAATTAGACATGGTCCTACTCAGCTTCAACTTTGTCACGGAAATAaaactcttaaaaaaaaaaaactatgaatgATATGTCTCTGTTATAATGACTCCTATTTTGGTGAAAGTGTCATGATTTGTAGTTAATTCATGCTTACTAGTATGACATTAACATTCGTGAGTATGCGCAGCAAGACAAGTTCCTGAAGTAACCTGCAGTCATGCTGTCATAGCCATTCAATTTGTCTACATTATAAGTAGGATGCTTTATTGGGATTTTTGTGTTGGAGACCAgtccttggccgggtttcccagattcgttaagaagctcttaacgctaagagcttgtttggaacgttctaagagcgtttaGAGTGCtgttagaacgttcttaagaagatcttagcgttaagagcttcttaacgaatctgggaaacccggcccttgctGGTTTATCAACTACGTTACCGTGGATAGGGTTTTTGGCAATACGACTACATTACCCAACTCCCCTACTATTGGCATGGCAACCATGCGCAGTGAATGCTGGGATACTGGAGGACTGGAAATACACGCTGAAACATGGCGGCCATAGAA includes the following:
- the wu:fa56d06 gene encoding uncharacterized protein wu:fa56d06 isoform X2, whose protein sequence is MLNLVLLCLCALSGLSAAPLRDDVVAPPRGMVHNDQVNLPRRIPAHDHRRQGTEPSRRFLVDLNTGLLKERASEMERRVGHVFEPPSIGLLRQGIRNSPHTPVDRKTGNIIQAVGDIESNLILNSAGSVEEPAKMTESGWVRESVSLPRSVPVEQRRQGTEPSRRFLMDLNSGLLKEHISEMERRVGKVYVPPYRSLFRQGTENSRATLVDTRTGHILQEVGEMERNMKLVGEMERNTQPDVQTEWSEVVAEVPSVPVEQRRQGTEPSRRFLMDLNSGLLKEHISEMERRVGKVYVPPYRDLFRQGTENSRATLVDTRTGHILQEVGEMERNFIMEPQDVSRVQDQLDTECVGEVINGRCYHFNPTPMTFSQAEASCRVVSRLGNLASITNSDLHSRLVSMVTKTSNSPVLTWLGGVGKDQKYEWTDGSAWDYTDWMPGHLNTLRDKTACVEMFRVDESWWTSVDCQLKRASICSYPVAA
- the wu:fa56d06 gene encoding uncharacterized protein wu:fa56d06 isoform X1 is translated as MLNLVLLCLCALSGLSAAPLRDDVVAPPRGMVHNDQVNLPRRIPAHDHRRQGTEPSRRFLVDLNTGLLKERASEMERRVGHVFEPPSIGLLRQGIRNSPHTPVDRKTGNIIQAVGDIESNLILNSAGSVEEPAKMTESGWVRESVSLPRSVPVEQRRQGTEPSRRFLMDLNSGLLKEHISEMERRVGKVYVPPYRSLFRQGTENSRATLVDTRTGHILQEVGEMERNMKLVGEMERNTQPDVQTKWSEVVAEVPSVPVEQRRQGTEPSRRFLMDLNSGLLKEHISEMERRVGKVYVPPYRSLFRQGTENSRATLVDTRTGHILQEVGEMERNMKLVGEMERNTQPDVQTEWSEVVAEVPSVPVEQRRQGTEPSRRFLMDLNSGLLKEHISEMERRVGKVYVPPYRDLFRQGTENSRATLVDTRTGHILQEVGEMERNFIMEPQDVSRVQDQLDTECVGEVINGRCYHFNPTPMTFSQAEASCRVVSRLGNLASITNSDLHSRLVSMVTKTSNSPVLTWLGGVGKDQKYEWTDGSAWDYTDWMPGHLNTLRDKTACVEMFRVDESWWTSVDCQLKRASICSYPVAA
- the wu:fa56d06 gene encoding uncharacterized protein wu:fa56d06 isoform X3 translates to MLNLVLLCLCALSGLSAAPLRDDVVAPPRGMVHNDQVNLPRRIPAHDHRRQGTEPSRRFLVDLNTGLLKERASEMERRVGHVFEPPSIGLLRQGIRNSPHTPVDRKTGNIIQAVGDIESNLILNSAGSVEEPAKMTESGWVRESVSLPRSVPVEQRRQGTEPSRRFLMDLNSGLLKEHISEMERRVGKVYVPPYRSLFRQGTENSRATLVDTRTGHILQEVGEMERNMKLVGEMERNTQPDVQTEWSEVVAEVPSVPVEQRRQGTEPSRRFLMDLNSGLLKEHISEMERRVGKVYVPPYRDLFRQGTENSRATLVDTRTGHILQEVGEMERNFIMEPQDVSRVQDQLDTECVGEVINGRCYHFNPTPMTFSQAEASCRVVSRLGNLASITNSDLHSRLVSMVTKTSNSPVLTWLGGVGKDQKYEWTDGSAWDYTDWMPGHLNTLRDKTACVEMFRVDESWWTSVDCQLKRASICSYPVAA